One Brassica oleracea var. oleracea cultivar TO1000 chromosome C7, BOL, whole genome shotgun sequence genomic window carries:
- the LOC106305538 gene encoding tetrahydrocannabinolic acid synthase, translated as MRTVEAFALSLFLLFLVKWANSDSKVSPIRDQFLSCMSTHSVSTFMNSKSLIHEPDSRLYTDLSQTVSQNYRFSSLNFSSQKPILIATPRTESEIQRSLLCSRKLGVQLRTKSGGHDYEGLSYLSSQSPFIVLDLINLRSIDINLREETAWVGAGATIGELYYKIAKASKIHGFPAGTCPSVGVGGHFSGGGFGAMMRKHGLAADNVVDARFVDANGRIYNGRREMGEDLFWAIRGGGAASFGVATFWKVKLVRVPEKVTCFTRYIPFTQNMTKIVHRWQSIAATLEDNLFIRVIIYNSGGSVQATFQANYLGGIDKLIPLMNEKFPELGLRFQDCSEMSWVDSIMYFNWKSGQPLETLLDREQRYNDLYFKAKSDFVKNPIPETGLEGIWKRFHEVESPMMIMEPLGGRMYEIGETETPFPHRRGNLYNIQYMVKWRVKDIEEMEKHVRWMRFLYGYMRVYVSGSPRGAYLNYRDLDLGMNKAINCSFEDASLWGMRYFGSNFKRLAMVKGKIDPTNFFRNEQSVPPLIV; from the coding sequence ATGAGAACAGTTGAAGCCTTTGCTCTGTCTCTCTTTCTTCTGTTCTTAGTCAAATGGGCCAATTCTGATTCTAAAGTTTCTCCTATTAGAGATCAGTTTCTTAGTTGCATGTCGACACATTCTGTTTCAACCTTTATGAACTCTAAAAGCTTGATCCACGAGCCAGATTCAAGACTCTACACTGATCTCTCGCAAACTGTATCCCAAAACTACAGATTCTCAAGCTTGAATTTCTCAAGCCAGAAGCCGATTCTGATAGCCACACCAAGAACAGAATCGGAAATCCAGAGATCATTGCTGTGCAGCAGAAAACTTGGCGTGCAACTAAGGACTAAAAGTGGTGGTCATGACTATGAAGGCCTTTCTTACCTCTCATCGCAATCACCTTTCATCGTTCTTGATCTCATAAATCTCCGATCCATCGATATCAACCTCAGGGAAGAAACAGCTTGGGTTGGAGCCGGTGCAACCATCGGTGAGCTTTACTACAAAATTGCTAAAGCAAGCAAGATCCATGGCTTCCCTGCGGGAACATGCCCTAGTGTTGGAGTTGGAGGTCATTTTAGTGGAGGAGGGTTTGGTGCAATGATGAGGAAACATGGTTTAGCCGCAGATAACGTTGTGGACGCGCGTTTTGTAGACGCAAACGGAAGAATCTACAATGGCAGGAGAGAAATGGGAGAAGATTTATTCTGGGCGATTAGAGGAGGTGGAGCTGCTAGCTTTGGAGTTGCAACTTTTTGGAAAGTGAAGCTGGTTAGGGTTCCAGAGAAGGTTACTTGCTTCACAAGGTACATACCGTTTACACAAAACATGACAAAAATCGTTCATAGATGGCAGTCTATTGCTGCAACGCTTGAAGATAATCTCTTTATTAGAGTCATAATCTACAATTCTGGAGGATCAGTTCAAGCTACATTCCAAGCAAATTATCTTGGAGGAATCGATAAACTGATTCCTCTGATGAATGAGAAGTTTCCGGAACTAGGGTTAAGGTTTCAAGACTGTTCAGAAATGAGCTGGGTCGATTCGATAATGTACTTCAACTGGAAGAGTGGACAGCCGCTAGAGACTCTTCTCGATAGAGAACAAAGATACAATGATTTGTATTTCAAAGCAAAATCTGATTTTGTCAAGAACCCTATTCCTGAAACCGGTCTAGAAGGTATATGGAAGAGATTTCACGAGGTAGAATCTCCGATGATGATCATGGAGCCATTAGGTGGTAGAATGTATGAGATTGGCGAAACAGAGACTCCATTTCCACATAGGAGAGGGAATCTGTATAATATACAGTATATGGTGAAATGGAGAGTGAAGGATATTGAAGAGATGGAGAAACATGTGAGATGGATGAGATTTCTTTATGGATATATGAGAGTTTATGTCTCTGGATCACCAAGAGGAGCTTATCTGAATTACAGAGATCTTGATTTAGGTATGAATAAAGCGATTAACTGCAGCTTTGAGGATGCAAGCTTATGGGGAATGAGGTATTTTGGAAGTAATTTCAAGAGATTGGCTATGGTTAAAGGAAAGATTGATCCAACCAATTTCTTCAGAAATGAGCAGAGTGTTCCTCCTTTGATTGTTTAA
- the LOC106301764 gene encoding probable anion transporter 5 encodes MKLSNIPQRYVIVFLTFLSTSVCYIERVGFSIAYTVAADAAGINQSSKGTILSTFFIGYACSQVPGGWAAQKIGGRKVLLMSFVLWSSTCFLVPLDPNRVGLLVFARLLVGVAQGFIFPSIHTVLAQWVPPHERSRLVSITTSGMYLGAALGMWLLPALVEFRGPESVFLAEALAGVVWSLLWIRYATDPPRSEHPKAAAAGFGGALLPTNVNHHHKVTHIPWKKIMLSLPVWAIVVNNFTFHYALYVLMNWLPTYFELGLKVSLQGMDSSKMVPYLNMFVFSIVGGFIADYLITKRILSVTRTRKFLNTVGFLVASAALMALPQFRTSNGVILCSSVALGFLALGRAGFAVNHMDIAPRYAGIVMGVSNTAGTLAGIIGVDLTGKLLEASKLIYSDLSHPESWRVVFFIPGLLCIFSTVVFLLFSTGERIFD; translated from the coding sequence ATGAAGTTATCCAATATCCCACAACGCTATGTCATAGTCTTCTTGACTTTCCTCAGCACCTCCGTCTGTTACATCGAGCGTGTTGGCTTCTCTATTGCATACACCGTCGCTGCAGATGCTGCTGGAATCAACCAGTCAAGCAAAGGAACCATACTTTCCACCTTCTTTATTGGCTACGCTTGCTCTCAAGTGCCCGGAGGTTGGGCTGCTCAGAAGATTGGTGGAAGGAAAGTCCTCCTTATGTCCTTTGTTCTATGGTCGTCTACTTGTTTCTTGGTTCCACTTGATCCTAACAGAGTCGGGCTCTTGGTTTTCGCCCGTTTACTTGTTGGTGTTGCTCAAGGTTTCATCTTTCCTTCTATCCACACTGTTTTGGCTCAGTGGGTACCTCCTCATGAAAGGTCTAGGTTGGTTTCGATAACGACTTCGGGAATGTATTTAGGTGCAGCTTTAGGAATGTGGTTGCTCCCTGCTTTAGTTGAGTTTAGAGGTCCGGAATCAGTTTTCTTAGCTGAGGCATTAGCTGGTGTTGTATGGTCACTGCTTTGGATTAGGTACGCGACTGACCCACCTCGATCTGAGCATCCGAAGGCCGCTGCAGCTGGATTTGGAGGTGCTCTCTTGCCAACTAATGTAAACCACCACCATAAAGTTACTCACATCCCGTGGAAGAAGATAATGCTCAGCTTACCCGTTTGGGCGATTGTGGTCAACAATTTCACATTCCATTACGCTTTATATGTGCTGATGAACTGGCTTCCGACTTACTTCGAGCTTGGGCTCAAGGTCAGTCTTCAGGGAATGGATTCATCGAAGATGGTGCCGTACCTTAACATGTTTGTATTCTCCATTGTTGGTGGGTTCATTGCAGACTATTTGATCACCAAGAGAATCCTCTCTGTTACCAGAACACGCAAGTTCTTGAACACGGTTGGGTTCTTAGTCGCTTCAGCGGCGTTGATGGCTTTGCCTCAGTTTAGAACCTCCAACGGTGTGATCTTGTGTTCCTCTGTGGCTCTTGGGTTTCTGGCATTAGGAAGAGCCGGTTTTGCGGTGAACCATATGGATATTGCTCCCAGATATGCAGGAATTGTGATGGGAGTTTCGAATACTGCTGGGACATTAGCTGGAATCATTGGTGTTGATTTGACTGGGAAGCTTCTTGAAGCGTCCAAGTTGATCTACTCGGATTTGTCACATCCAGAGAGCTGGAGAGTTGTGTTCTTCATACCTGGTTTGCTCTGTATCTTTAGTACCGTTGTGTTTTTGTTGTTCTCTACGGGAGAAAGGATCTTTGATTGA